The DNA region ATTTTAATCGACATTTTCTCCAACAATATCATATAAGACTTTTGGTGAAAATACTTTCTCTTGCCGGTTGTTGTTCCCGACATTGTCTAAACTTTCCGACCACAAACCAATGCACAAACACAAGTACATGCGCTTAGACACAGTGTTCGCCATTGGTTACCAGTAATTAAAGCTTTACTTTTATACTTGAGTAATAACTAGTAtcatttttttaataataaaataatatatcATAAAGGAGAGGCGAAAAATCCAATAAAGTACAATAAAAGGTCAACAAGACACAAGGATTGTCAATCCAACAAAGCAACAAACAAACAATAGACCAGCAAAAACAGAAGCACAAAATAAAAAATCGGGAGCAACCAAAAAGAAGGAGCGAAAGTCCAGAAACCACTCACACAGCAAAACACCACACAACAAGAACCAGACTAGAGCTCAGACTTCAAGCCTACCATCAATAGACAATAACCACAAGCAACGTCAAAAACCACTAAGTACCAGAGGGATAAGTCAGAACTCTTTTGCCGCTATAGGTTTAGACACATGATAGGGTTCTGAAGTCAGTAAGAGAAGAAGAATAAGTTCAAAGAGGATGTGTTAAGAACCAACTGCAAACCAAAAAAATACTCTTATCATCCCCCTCTTTCAAATTTTTTGATGAATTAGAAAAAAACTTATCATTATAAACACACCAGATAGTCTACACCACAATATCCCAAATCAGAATAAACTTACCCCTAAACTTAGCCTTAGATCCTACAAAAAGGAAAAACTCAAAAACAAACCTAAAATCCTTAGGAAGACTCATCTGCACCCCCCTAACCACCTAAAGATCATATATCAGACATTGAAAATCATACTACAAGCAACAAATATATAAGAGACTGACTCAATCTAATCCCTACACAATATACAATAGATTTTCTCTTGGTCGATAATGAACTTCTGCTTGAAATTTTTTTCCTTACATGAGAACCTATCTAGCAGAAGTTGTCAAAGAAAGATAATCATTTTAGAGGGAGCTCAACTCTCCCCAATCATAAATAAGTTAGGGTCACACTAACTAAGTGAGCGACATAGATGATACCAAATCCTAATTAGACTTGATAAACAGACATCGTAAAAAGGAAACCATCTTTAGAACATCTCTAAACCCATCTATCACTCTCAACACTATTCATATATGATAAATAGATTTTAATAACTTATAAAATTAACTTTCGGAGGCTCATGAATGTGTTATTAAGAATTgttaattgaattgtttattcAAACACATGATAATCTTTAGAGCTGAATGAAGACTTTGCATCCACTTTGCTCCACAGTTGAACATTACCAACTTATCATGACATTAATGATATTTTATTTTGACTTCACCATTGTTTCCTTTTCTTTTCACTTTCATGCATATAATAATTATAATCTTTATTTGTTACATATCTATCATGTAAAATAATTGAACGAAAACATAGCAACAAAGGTAGCAAAAGAATAGACACCTAAAGGTAACCTTTAATCATGCTCCAATTATTATAACTATAATTTATCTTCCTTGTGATTTATATATAGTTATATTAACTATCACATTCATTTTCTTACCACGACTAAAATAATTAAGATATTTATgtgttgcatatcatgtggtcGAGCAAAAGGAAAATTCCAACAAATACTGCTGAATCCATGATATCATAATTTTAATTATTCACCATGTTATATAGGTGGCATATTTTTAATTCATTGAATCATTATTCAAATGACATGAGAATGAAAACTTGCCACAAGAGAGAGAAGAGGGTATATTAGTAAATTCATAGTATCAATCATTTGACATTATActcaatcaaacaataataatcATGAATCTAACTACATATATAAGCTCTAGCTCTATTTCATAATTCATTTCCTACTCCCACAAAATCTCATAATATACCACTTTTCTAGATTTAAATTAGCATGGCCAAATCACTATATCTAGAGGAAGATTGTGTGAAAAACAACAAATTAAAAAATCATATTAGCCATAATAAGGAAAAGAATTTATCTTTCTTTGCTTCTATTTTTTCTCTTTTCATCTACATATGTATCTTCTATATCTTCAACCTTTCTCCTTCTACTCTCTTGAACAACAATATCTTTTGGTTTATCATGTCCAACACTTTAATCCTCATCATAGCTATTGACTATGAAGCATTCTCTTCATCCAAACAAAAACAAGAACATCTTCATGAAGAATATGTGAAACATAGTCAAGAAATTAGAAACCATGTCTCATCAATTGCCACATATGATGAAGTTGAACAAGTTGATAAACAATGCATTATCAATCCAAAACAAGAGCTAGAACATGTTAAGAAAGACACAATTGTCCCTCAACGTGTGTTGGAAATTGTGTTACAAAATCAACCAAAGAAAAGTACTAATGATGATAGCACAAATGAGAAGAAGAATTCAACACTTCATTTGAAAGTagatgatgatgattttgatcCTAGGGAACATGAAAAGAATGCAAATTTTCCTACAAGATCAGTTTTCAGAAGAAGTAAATCTTATAGACACAATAGAGCGAAACATGTTGTGATTGATGAAAGCAAGAACTCAGTGAGAAGGTTAGATTGTATGAAGATAGAACCAAAAGTAGAAGAAGAAAATGAGTTTTCAAAGATGTCAAATGAGGATCTTAATAAGAGGGTGGAAGAGTTCATTCAGAAATTCAATAAGCAGATTAGACTTCAAGCATCATGTATAAATTAATGTCAAATTTTGATGTCTTGTAGCTTTTGTGCTTGTTTATTTAATCTTGCATTTTGCTATACAAGTTCTGAGTCCTATCTTTTTCTCATACTGTTTCACTTGTCTATTTTCTTTGGATTTTGTGCATGCATGCGCCAGCATGTTCCTTTTCATCCTTTTAAGTATTTCTCCTTAGacaaattgaaaaattgagacAGTCATATCCAAGGATCTCATAATTTCTTTAAATCTTTCATACTTTTTCAAATATTTTAGACATGATCTTTTACTTTAAAATGTTCTTGAATTTAGTGAGGAATATTATTCTTGAGGATGATAAAATTATAAATTTATTAAGAATAGATTTTTCTCTTGAGTAAATAACTCTTCCATAAGAAATTGATATTTTGGTTGTTTGTAATTGGGGGATTAATCTTAATTTCTTATTGGTTCGTGAGATCCGTCATTGTAAAAACTCTTTTATTTCGTGACCAGTAAAAGTCTCCACAACGGTTTCTTGAGCTCAACCCATTTAAAAACTCTATCAATTTCAGATCAGTCTGGTGTAAAATCTCATTTGATTTATGAATTTATCCCGCTATAAATCCTTAGTAGGTTTGAGATCATTTTGGTATAAATCTCGTTTCAATTCGTGGTCAGTCAGTATAAAAGTTCGGTTCGGTTAAGAGGATAGCTAACTCAAAACTTTGTCTTAGTTAGAGGTCAGTCTATGCAAAATCTCTATTGGTGTGAAGACTAAATGCTTTAAGACATGTTCGTTGTTTGGTTAGAAGTTAGCCTGAAAATTTATTCCTTATATAAGGGGTTTGTGGATATAATCTTCTAAAAACACTCAAGCATAGTGGATACTCTTAAGATCAATTCTTAGGAATATGATTAAGTCTTCTTGAGTGAACCTATCTCATGTGTCATTTATCTTTCCTTATCTTTTgtatttttagtattttttttacTTTGAGTTTCCACTGCATACTTATTCAAACGCTTTTGATAAAATATTTGCAAACGTTGATTCATCAAATGATTAATTTTTAAATCATTGATTTTTAAACCTCCACAATTCATCCTCTCTTATGTATGGAGTCACATGTTGAACAATAAAGACTATGTCTTGCTAGAGCCTTGCATGGAGGACAAAAGAGCCTGCACAATGCACCCACGAGGAATAGAGAAcaaattgttttatttttatatGGGCATTATAGTCAACTTAGCAATAGGTATTCCTTTTAGTGTCTTTAAGGTCGATGTCTTGAGGGATTTCAACATCGCCTCATCAATTACGTTCAAATAGATGGGAATTTATGAAAGGCATTGTGATCACTTTGTAGAGCTTTAAACGCCATTCCCACTATTAATATATTCTTTTCTTTCTACGGGACTAAGGGCATCAATAAAGAATGTTGGGTTTTGGTGAGCGTCACTGTTCCATCTTTACAAATTGGAATTGCAAGTTTGTTCGATTTAGAGGTAACACCGAGCACTTTGATGCACTATTACGAAAAACCCATTTTACATCGGTTAAACAAGGGACTTTACCTCAATTTCATAGTTTAGGTAATGAAAGATGTCATTGTTCGCGAGATTATGAGGCTATCAAAATGACTAACTTTAAGTGTATAGTCTATCGCGTAAttttaaaagatattgatccCACAAAGACCAATAGGCAAATCTATCGTTTCTaattgttatggtgtttatctaaggtgAATGAATTAAGAATGGGTGAGACAAAATTaaataactttaataaatttaGGTGAATAATACCGGGTTGTGGCTCTCATCAAACGATAGTACTCTTGTTTGCTTCTAAATAGGATCGTTGTACATGGAAATATTTTCTACCTTGAAAAGAATGTGATTGAATAAGAACTATCGTTCTCGCATATTCATAACTGGATTTGATTCTTTAATCTTTATCGTCCATTGTTATATGTGACCGACACTTAATGCGTTAAAGTAGTAAATCCTATTTTAAGAAATCAGACTCTTTACTCGAttgaaaaataattttgattGGAAAATTTAACTTAAAAGGGTTCCAGGATTTCGCTCTGGCAACCGGATCCTAAACCTACAAATGCGTCCGCAAATAGTTTTAAAACCTCCTTCTAGAAATATTAGACTTTCCTAGTTAATTAACAAAGTCTTTTCGCGGTATTcattaataaaaaacaaatcaaTCTTATTCTTTAATGTCGCACGGCTTCGATCTTACCCGACGTTTTCACGACTCTACTTTCGCAGTGACCGACTAAATTAAATTCAGAAAGATTGTATTAGAATCAAAAAAACCCACAATCTAAAACCTAAAGAAGAGTACCTTCAAGTGACGACCCTCACATCCCAGCATTAATAAATTAGCTAGACATGTTTATGACAAACATGAAGATATAAGTTTGAAGCTTAGAAGTAGACATTACGGAAAAGTAGTTTAAAGCAACACAGTGCGATAAGTAAGACTTGTAAATAAAAGTAGCAGTGTGAGGCAAGATAAATAAAATGCGAGTAAATAAATAAAGCGGTAATAAAATGCGAAATATgataaaaacctgctccaaatgGAGACTTGAATCTGATACAGAGTAAATTGTTGAAGACTTGTAAAGGAATATAAATAGCGGCAAGAATAAAATGCGGGAAAATAAAGTGCTCCAAACTTCGTACAAACTCAATACTCTCTGGTGTtataacccctcgatgtgacgaGTTAAATTAAAAGGGTTCAAGGCTTTCGCTCTGGAAACCGGATCCTAAACCTACAAACGCATCCTCAAATAGTTTTAAAACCTCATTCTAGAAATATTAGACTTTCCTAGTTAATTAACAAAGTGCTTTTGCGTTATTGATTAATAAAAAACAAACCAATCTTATTCTTTAATGCCGCATAACTTCGATCTTATCCGACATTTTCACGACTCAACTTTTGTAGTGACCGATTAAATTAAATTCATAAAGGttgtattaaaatcaaaacaaCCTATAATCGAAATCCTAAAGAAGCAACGGTTAGAGTACCGTCAAGTGACGGTCCTCACATCTCAGCATTAATAAATTAGCTAGACATGCTTATGAAAAACATGAAAATATAAGTTTGAAGCTTAGAAGTAGATATTACGGAAAAGTAGTTTAAAGAAATACGGTGCGATAAATAAGACTTGTAAATAAAAGTAGTAGTGTGAGGCAAGATAAATAAAATGCGAGTAAATAAATATAGCGGTAATACAATGCGAAATATGATAAAAACCTGCTCAAAACAGAGGCTTGAATCTGATACAAAGTAAATTGCTGAAGACTTGTAAAGGAATATAAATAGAGGCAAGATTAAAATGTGGGAAAATAAAGTGCTCCAAACTTCGTACAAACTCAATACTCTCTGGTGTtataacccctcgatgtgacgaGTTATAACTTTGATCGGTGATTTTCGTGCTCAAGATTGTGCTAAGCTTGGATGATTAAAATAATGAACTTTATGGTCTATTTATACTAGCACTAGACCTAGGGAAGCATGTAACTCCTTCAGCATTCGTGTGAGGAAAAAATGGTGGTCATGGGGGTGAATCTCCAACTGCCTTTGAGTGGAGCGCCAAAATCAAAGATGGCGACCGCCATGTAGGGAAAGAGAACGCCATGTTCCCAAAATGGCAAGACCCAGTCTTTATGATCGTTGGGACGTGGGACACGTCATCTTCCCCGTAGCTACCTCTATGGAGAACGCCATGTGTACATTTTACTCATTTTCTCCGTTTTGCTTCATTTCTTCGAGTAAGGTCTTTTCTAGGTCATGTACCTGAAAACAAGGAAAAGTACCAGCATGACAATAGAAATGATAATAAAAGGATGGTAAAACATGTGCAATCCGAGTCAAATATGTAGTGTGTTTTGGTGCTATCAAAATCTCCCATACTTAAAccattgcttgtcctcaagcaaaacttGTGCTAAGAAGAAAAATAGTAACTCTCGTATCTTTATTTTAGGATATAGACTTTGCTTTAGCTATGATCGTGTCGATAGGTACTACCTTGCAAACTAAGGATATCGTAACAATACATTCCGCATTTGTGGTCATAAGTCTCCTTATTATACAAACCAATCTGCATTATGTTATTATGCCTAGGCCTTACTTAATCATcccatttttcatctttttcattcaggcgcaatcacattaaaCCCATTATATGTACACACACAATGAGGAGATCTGTTAGTAATTATGATTTATTTTTGCCGAAGGGGCTCTGGTATCAAAGCGGTTTGCTCCTTTTTCAAATTGCAGATGCGGGGGATCAGATCATAATCCGCCCTACCAACTTCAGAACCGGAcacctctgaaccaaccaacaatatGAACTTATTATTTTTCACTACCGGTTGGTATTTATGCTTTATCATTTACTCATTTTTGCTCAAAATCACACACTTATTTGGACTAATCTTCCTACTTAGTGTGTGcttaagatggtgctgactgctaaagtaaactacttaaggacttatttaGGGGTGGGAGTTCAAGGCCATGACATACCAAGTATCTGGATCGATCTCTATGATaaggagacttacggtgttaagacgataccgatcttAGGAGCTTTCACAAGTCCCAACAACCTATCCTTAGCTTGTTTAATAGCctaatatttcaaaaataaacattattttcttcttcatttttgttttgttttttggTATGGCTCAAGAAATGAAAGAATTAATAAACAGCAGAAAAtcacgcataaagactcgacatCACATGCAATGATAAAATGATAAATCTAACTAGAAAGCAATAAATATAGTGATAAAAACAGTAAAGATCCCATCCCACACTCAAACTGAACATTATCCTCAATGTTTCGATGTAAGGTGAAGAATGAGAGAAAGAAAATGTGTCCAAGCTCAAAAACGACATCGACCATCATGTCCGCCTCGCCCATACTGAGGGTGTGGAACTCCAACATGCTGCACATACTCACGTAATACATCCAACCTTGCCCGTAATCTTGTTATCTCTTCAATTAGGTCCCCACATGTTCAGTTCAGTCCGTTCAATGTAATAAATTTGTTGGGCCTGAATCTGATGGATATGGGTCACCATCTCGGTTTGTTGCCTCTGTATGTCTCTTTACCGTTTATATATTCggataagaaaagaaaaagaaatgatAAATGAAATATGTGGGTTTCCTCCCACGCAACGCTTTGTTTGACGTCGGTAGCTCGACGACTCAGGAATGTAAGTACTCATGGTGGTTCTTTCGAGGATGAATCATCGgtcaaacttttaattatcctcgatttccatggccacttatcaaGCCATCTCTCATATCCATCACCTTTTCTTTTCTTCCTTCTGCGAGGTGGTTCATCCTTCTGAacttgtggtggtggttctggATCTATCTTGAGAAATAGCTTTTCAAGTTTGGGTTCAATTTTTTCATCCACCACCTCAAAGTCTAACTTGCTTGTCTTAATACTAATGAGTTCCCTAGTTTCATGGTCTTCTAATTTTCTCTTCTTATTTAGGATCTCAAACAAAGGTGCATTGATGGGGATATTTTCCAATTTCTCATCATACCTTTCGGATTTTGAGTCGACCTTAACTCCCACATACCTTTGCAAGAAAGGAGTTGGTGATTTATTGGGAGCAGGAACAACATAGATTGCGTCCTTCTCTACCTCTTCGACAACTTCCCTTTCGGGTGGTGTCAGTGAATCTTTCTCAATCTCTACTCTTTTCTCACCTGAACCCTCCTTGTTATCATTCTCCTTATGATTTTTGATAGATTTTTCACTGGTGGTTGTTACAACATCCACATGTTTCTTAGGGAAGGGTCCTAGAGGTGTCTGTGCAAGCAGGGAGATTTGAGTCTCAATTTCCTTATTATGAGTTGCTAAGGACTCGACCACAGTGTTCATCCGCCTAATGGTTTCTTTAGTATTAAAAAGTTGGTTTATAAACTCTTTATTCCGCATGGTTTATGTTGCCATAAATTTTCGCATAGTGCATTCTAGGATGGAGAGAGTTAGTGTCTCAACATAATTATCCCAGATAATATTAAGATTGAAGTTATGAGACTCATGCGGTACTTCATAATATTGAGAGTGGTAATTGTAAGAAAAATGTTGGCGATGCATAGTGATATAGACTAAGGTACCTTAATCTAGATGGTGTAACAACAAGTTATGATATTTTGACAtaattggtccccgacaacggcgccaaaaacttgtTCGCGAGATTATGAGTCTATCGGAATGACTAACTACAAATGTATAgtctatcgcgtagttttaaaagatatcaaTCTCACAGAGACCAATAGTAAAATCTATCGTTTCTaattgttacggtgtttatctaagacGGATGAATTAAGAATGGGTGAGACGAAATTAAATACCTTTAATAAATTTAGGCGAATAATACGGTGATGTGGCTCTCATCAAACAATAGTACTCTTGTATGCTTCTAAAGAGGATCGTTGTACGGGAAAAATCTTTTCTATTTTGAAAAGAATGTGATTGAACAGGAACTTTCACTCTCGCGTATTCAGAACCGGATTTGACTCTCTAATCTATACTGTCAACTGTCACATTTGACCGACACTTAATACGTTAAATCAGTAAATCCTATTTTAAGAAATCAGACTTTTTACTCGGCTGAAAAGTAATTTTGATTGGAAAATTTAAATTAAAAGGGTTCAAGGCTTTCGCTCTGGAAACCGGATCCTAAACCTACAAACGCATCCTCAAATAGTTTTAAAACCTCATTCTAGAAATATTAGACTTTACTAGTTAATTAACAAAGTGCTTTTGCGTTATTCATTAATAAAAAACAAACCAATCTTATTCTTTAATGCCGCACAACTTCGATCTTATCCGACATTTTCACGACTCAACTTTTGTAGTGGCCGATTAAATTAAATTCATAAAGAttgtattaaaatcaaaacaaCCTATAATCGAAATCCTAAAGAAGCAACGGTTAGAGTACCGTCAAGTGACGGTCCTCACATCCCAGCATTAATAAATTAGCTAGACATGCTTATGAAAAACATGAAAATATAAGTTTGAAGCTTAGAAGTAGATATTACGGAAAAGTAGTTTAAAGAAATACGGTGCGATAAATAAGACTTGTAAATAAAAGTAGTAGTGTGAGGCAAGATAAATAAAATGCGAGTAAATAAATATAGCGGTAATACAATGCGAAATATGATAAAAACCTGCTCAAAACAGAGGCTTGAATCTGATACAAAGTAAATTGCTGAAGACTTGTAAAGGAATATAAATAGCGACAAGATTAAAATGTGGGAAAATAAAGTGCTCCAAACTTCGTACAAACTCAATACTATCTGGTGTtataacccctcgatgtgacgaGTTATAACTTTGATCGGTGATTTTCGTGCTCAAGATTATGCTAAGCTTGGATGATTAAAACAATGAACTTTATGGCCTATTTATACTAGTACTAGACTTAGGGAAGCATGTAACTCCTCCAGCATTCGTGTGAGGAAAAAATGGTGGTCATGGGGGTGAATCTCCAACTGCCTTTGAGTGGAACGCCAAAATCAAATATGGTGATCGCCATGTAGGGATGGAGAACACTATGTTCCCAAAATGGAGAGACCCCGTATTTGTGATCGTTGGGACGTGAGACGCGTTATCTTCCCCGCGACTACCTCTATGGCGAACACCATGTTGAACTTCATGTGTACATTTTACTCATTTTCTCCGTTTTACTCTATTTTGCTTTGTTTCTTCGAGTAAGGCCTTTTCTAGGTCATGTAATTGAAAACAAGAAATAGTATCAACATAACAATAGAAATGATAATAAAAGGATGGTAAAACATGTGCAATCCAAGTCAAATATGTAGTGTGTTTTGGTGCTATCAGTCATGAAAATTCGCCACTCTTCTCCTCGGTTACAAATCCACCGAGGGAAAAATTATATTGCTCATGGGTTCGAACCCCAACAACATCAATTTAGTATTTTATTGAAAATACGTAACTTTTCTTCTCGATGTTAAAATTACATGAGGTGAAAGATATATATACAAcaccaccaacaacaacaatgacaaaaattacaacaacaacaacaaccttgAAAAAATTTCTAACTAATTAAGAAACCTTTAATATTTTTCTGTCTTGCAGTCCATTTAAGAGAATGATATTTACAAGTTTGAGCGACGACAAATCTCTCATGTTAAGGCAAAACTTAATGGACAAATGCTTTTATAGGAAAAATGAGTAATCATGCCCCTCAGTTGTTAGGATAAGCGAAAGGATATATTGCTTAacatttaaatataaaataaaataaaaaagattgCACTATTAAAAAAAGAATAAAACATAAATTGCAGTTGTTATCATTCGAAGTGTGTCCCTTAGTTACATTATCCCTCATTTGTGTCATAAAATGTGTTATTTATAGTAGTGAT from Lathyrus oleraceus cultivar Zhongwan6 chromosome 1, CAAS_Psat_ZW6_1.0, whole genome shotgun sequence includes:
- the LOC127114470 gene encoding uncharacterized protein LOC127114470, with the translated sequence MAKSLYLEEDCVKNNKLKNHISHNKEKNLSFFASIFSLFIYICIFYIFNLSPSTLLNNNIFWFIMSNTLILIIAIDYEAFSSSKQKQEHLHEEYVKHSQEIRNHVSSIATYDEVEQVDKQCIINPKQELEHVKKDTIVPQRVLEIVLQNQPKKSTNDDSTNEKKNSTLHLKVDDDDFDPREHEKNANFPTRSVFRRSKSYRHNRAKHVVIDESKNSVRRLDCMKIEPKVEEENEFSKMSNEDLNKRVEEFIQKFNKQIRLQASCIN